In Mycolicibacterium aubagnense, the DNA window TACGCCGATCAGGTCACCGACCCGGTACTGAAGGAACAGGTGAAAGGCTTTATCGGACAGGAAGTGACGCACAGCCGCGAGCACGTAGCCCTCAACGAGCGGCTCCAACAGATGGGCTACCCCACCAGGTTCAACGACCGGATTACCCGACGTTCGCTGCAACGGGACGAACGCATATTCTCGCCGATCACGTGCCTGGCCATGACAGCCGCGCTCGAGCACTTCACCGCCGTGTTCGCCGAAACGCTACTGGGGGACGAGGATGCGCGTGCCCTGCTGGGGGCCACCGAGGTGCGAAAGATGTTGTTGTGGCATGCCTATGAGGAATCCGAGCATCGCGCGGTCGCCTTCGATGTGTACCGGGCCGTCGGTGGCACGGAGCGACGCCGCATCTGGACCATGCGAATGGTCACGTTTACCTTCTTCGGCAGCGTCGCGTTGTTCACCACGCTGTCACTGCTGGCAGACCGGGCCACCTACCACCCGGTGCGGCTGATTCGTAGCCTCTGGGCCCTGCGCCGGTCGCCGTTCCTGAAACGCTCCGTGCGCCAGCGATTTCGGCAGTACAACAAAGTGGGATTCCACCCGAACGACGTCGACAACACCGACCTCCTGGAACACTGGAAGCCCGAGCTTTTCGGCGTGGACGGACAACTCGCCGCCAATATGAGCTGACCGGGACGCGTTGCCCGCGCGGTCGCCCACAAGTTCGTATTGATCGTCGGCGAACTAGCGGACCACCAACTCGGCGGGCAATCCCCATGTCGGGATAGCCCGCAAAAGAGAAGAATATCTGCATGACGAACCAGAGCACCCTGACCGACCAGGAGAAGCAGGCCCGGCTCGATGTCAACCAGCTCAAGCAGCTGGTGGGTCTGGTGGAGTACGACCCGAGCAATGATCCGTTTCCCGTAACCGGTTGGGATGCCATCGTTTTCGTGGTCGGCAATGCCACCGAGGCAGCGAGTTATTTTCAATCCACGTGGGGCATGGAACTGGTCGCCTACTCGGGACCGGAGAACGGCAATCGCGACCACAAGGCGTTCGTGCTGCGGTCCGGCTCCGTGCGGTTCGTGCTGAAGGGTGCGGTGAGCCCCGACAGCCCGCTCGTGACCCACCATGCCAAACACGGTGACGGCGTAGTCGACATCTCGTTGGAGGTTCCTGACGTCGACAAGTGCATTGCCCAGGCCGAGCGTGCCGGCGCCACGGTCCTCGACCAACCGCACAACCTGTCGGATGAGGACGGCACCGTGCTCGTCGCAGCCATCGCGACCTATGGACAGACGCGGCACACGCTGATTCAACGGGAAGTAGCCGGTGCACGGTACGCCGGCCCCTACCTGCCCGGTTACCAGCGGGCGACCAGTGGACACGTCAAACGCGACGGCGCTCCCCCGCGGCTGTTCCAGGCGTTGGACCACGTCGTCGGCAACGTAGAACTCGGCAAGATGGACGAGTGGGTCGGCTTCTACAACCGGGTCATGGGATTTGTGAACCTGGCGGAGTTCATCGGCGATGACATTGCCACCGAGTACTCGGCGCTGATGTCGAAGGTGGTGGCCAATGGCAACCACCGGGTGAAGTTCCCGCTCAACGAACCGGCCGTGGCGAAGCGCAAGTCTCAGATCGACGAGTACCTGGAGTTCTACCGAGGTCCCGGCGTTCAGCATCTTGCATTGGCCACCAACGACATCCTGAGCTCCGTCGACGAGCTGCGCAGGCGCGGCGTGCAGTTCCTCGAGACCCCCGACACCTACTACGAGGATCCCGAACTGCGTGCCCGGATCGGCGAGGTGCGCGTACCCGTCGCTGAGCTGCAGCGGCGCGGCATCCTCGTAGACCGCGATGAAGACGGCTACCTGCTTCAGATCTTCACCAAACCGTTGGGAGACCGGCCGACAGTCTTCTTCGAGCTCATCGAGCGCCACGGCTCACTGGGTTTCGGTAAGGGGAACTTCAAGGCCCTGTTCGAGTCGATCGAACGCGAGCAGGAAAAGCGCGGGAACCTGTGATGACTGGGTACCAGTCCGGCTTCGGCAACAGTTTCGAAAGTGAGGCACTGCCCGGTGCGTTGCCTGTCGGTCGCAACTCTCCGCAGCAGTGCGCCTACGGCCTCTACGCCGAACAGCTCAGCGGCTCCCCGTTCACCGCGCCCCGGGCCGCCAACAAGCGATCCTGGCTGTACCGGATCCGCCCGAGCGTCGCGCATTGGGGCGGCTTCACTGCCGTTGACGCCGAGGGAGTTTCGTACTGGCGCTCGGCTCCCGACGACGCAAAACCGGTGCCCATCGCCCAAATGCGTTGGAATGCCTTACCAATACCGGATCCCGCGGTCGAGGACACCACGTTCATCACCGGAGTGCGCACCATCACGACCGGCGGGGACGTCAACACGCGCACCGGATTCGCCTGCAGCATCTACACCATCACGACGTCGATGGTCGATGCCTACTTCTACAACGGCGACGCCGAGATGCTGTTCGTCCTGGAGCGGGGCCACGTTCGGTTCTGGACGGAGTTCGGGATCATCGACGCCGAACCGAGCGAAATCGTCGTCATCCCACGCGGAGTGAAACTGCGCATCGAGGTGCCCGACGGCCCGGCCCGGGGCTACTTGTGCGAAAACTACGGCGGCACTTTCACCCTGCCCGAACGCGGCCCGATCGGCGCCAATTGTTTGGCCAATTCGCGTGACTTCCTCACGCCCGTCGCGAACTACGAGGATCGCGAGGTCCCATCGACGCTGTACGTGAAGTGGGGTGGCACCCTGTGGCAGGCCGAAGTGTGCCAGTCGCCGCTGGATGTTGTTGCCTGGCATGGCAATTACGCTCCGTACAAATACGACCTGCGGCGCTTCTCTCCTGTGGGCCCTGTCCTTTTCGACCATGCCGACCCGTCGATCTTCACGGTGCTCACCTCGCCCAGTGAGACGCCCGGAACCGCCAACGTCGACTTCGTGTGCTTCCCCGAACGCTGGATGGTCGCCGAAGATACTTTCCGGCCACCCTGGTACCACATGAACGTCATGAGCGAGTTCATGGGACTCGTGCGCGGTGTCTACGACGCCAAGCCTGATGGCTTCGTCCCCGGCGGGGTCAGCCTGCACAACTGCATGACTCCCCATGGCCCCGACGCCAATGCATTCCACGCCGCCAGTACCGAAGACCTGAAGCCGGTCAAGCAGGAAGGCACACTTGCGTTCATGTTCGAAACCCGGTTCCCGCAGAAGGTCACCGCCCACGCGGCGAATCTGCCACAGCGGCAACAGGATTACGCCGATTGCTGGAGTGGCCTGACCAAGCGATTCGACCCGGGCGCGCCGTGACCACACTGGATTTCACGCACGACCCGCGCTTGCGCAGCTGGGTTACCTCGGCCGGTTCCGGGGACTTCCCTTTGCAGAATCTCCCTTTCGGTGTGGCGGCCGGTGCTGCCGGCGAACCCCACGGCGTCGTACGCATCGGCGACATGGTCCTGGATCTGCGCGCCCTGGCCGAGTCAGGGTTGCTCGCCGCCGAGGCCCGGCCGGCGGCCGAAGCTGCCGCATACGAAACGCTGAACACATTGTTCGCCCTGGGCTCGGGTCCGCGGATCGCTCTTCGCCGGGCACTGCATTCCCTGCTCGTCGCAGGGACCCCGCACCAACAGGCGGTCGCAAAGCTCCTCACCCCGCTGACCGAAGTCGACGTCCTGCTGCCCGCCCGCATCGGCGACTACACCGATTTCTATGTCGGAATCCATCATGCCCGCAACATCGGCGCCCTGTTCCGGCCCGACAATCCGTTGCTGCCCAACTACAAATGGTTACCGATCGGCTATCACGGGCGTGCCTCCAGCGTGCGGGTCAGCGGCACTCCCGTCACTCGGCCGCACGGGCAGCTGAAGGTGGCTGATGCGTCCGCACCCGTACTGGCGCCCACCCGGCGGCTGGATTTCGAGCTCGAACTCGGCGTGTGGATCGGGCCGGGAAATGCCCTCGGCGAGCCGGTGAGTATCGATGAGGCCGACTCCCACGTCGCCGGTTACTGCCTGCTCAACGACTGGTCCGCCCGCGACGTGCAAGCGTGGGAATACCAGCCCCTCGGCCCGTTCCTGGCCAAGAGCTTCGGCACCACGATCTCCCCCTGGGTGATCACTCCAGAAGCACTGGCGCCGTTCCGGATTCCGGTGACCAGGCCGGCCGAAGACCCCGCTCCCCTGCCCTACCTCGACAGCCCCAGACACCGCGCTCACGGTGGGCTCGATATCGAGCTGCAGGTGCTGATCACCACGGCGCAGATGCGCGCGGCCGGACACCCACCGCACCTGGTCTCGCGCTCGTCCAGCCGCCACATGTATTGGAGCGACGCGCAGATGGTTACCCACCACACCAGCAACGGGTGCGACCTACACCCGGGCGACCTGCTCGGCACCGGCACCCTGTCCGGACCCACCGCGGGTTCTGAAGGCAGTCTGATGGAGCTCAGTCATGGCGGAAACAACCCCATCACATTGCCCAACGGCGAAATTCGGACGTTTGTCGAAGACGGCGACGAAGTCCTGCTGACGGCCGGCGCTCGCCGCCCAGGCGCCGTCAGCATCGGATTCGGTGACTGCGTCGCCGTGGTCCAGCCGGCGATCACCTACCCGTGACTTCAGCGGCGTCATGCATCAGGCGGTGCGCCATGTCGTCGTCCACGTCGGCGAAGAAGCCGCCGATCACATCTTCGATCTCGTGGAAGTCCCTTGCGCAGAAGAGAACTGGTTGGTAGTGGGTGATATCGTAGGTCTGCACACCCATTCGGCCGATGTTCAGCGGCCGCAGGTCCGCACCGTCGAGCTGCTGGATTTCCCCGAATGACGAGAGCAGACCGGCGCCATAGGTGCGCACTTCGCCATACTCGCGGACCACACCGAACTCCAACGAGAACCAGAAGACCTTCGAGACGAATTCAAGCGCCTCAGTCGTTTTCACCCGCTGGGCGGCCTGTCCGGCCAGCCGGTACAGCGCCGCGAAACGCTCATGGGCCAGACAATTGCCATGGCCGACGACCTCGTGGATCAGGTCCGGCTCGGGCGTGTAGAGCGGCACGGAATGGTGCCGGACGTACTGGGTGGAGTGGAAGATTCCATCGGCGAGGCGTCCGTAGAACTCACGCAGTGGCACCAGCCCGGCCGCGGGCACGTACTGAAATCCGGTGAGCGGCTTGAGCATCTCGTTGACCTCGGCGAGCTGCGGAATCCGATCCTCGGGAAGTCCGAGACGCTCGCGGCCCTGCAGGTACACGGCGCAGGCCCGGCGTTGATGGAGCCGGTGAAGCTCGGCGCACGCAATGCGCCAAACCTCCTGCTCGTCGTCGGTGTAGGTCGCGATGGGCGGTGGAGTGCCAGGCTGCCAGTCCATGGCGAGCGCGGCGATGGCGTTGCGGCGCGCTCGGTATTCGGGGTCGACGGCACCGGGATGATCCGCTGCGAGATGTACGGTGACGTCATCACCCGAACGCGTCACCGGTGCATACAACTGCGCTTCTTCGAACATCGCTGCCTCCCGGAGGTCCGGGCGTCGCAGAGAGCGGCGTCTGTAACCAGGATATGCGCGCTGATTACTCGCGACCGGGCGTACCGCCGACGCATTCCTCGAACCACACGCGCTGCATCCAGGTCACGTGCTTGAGCAAGCCGAGGAGCGTCGTCGCCGACGGGACGAGCCGGCGGCGGACCTCCTCCTCGGTGAGGCCATCCAGCGTCACCTCAATGGCACTCCGGTAGTCCTCGACAAAGGCGTCGAGCTGGGCCTTTTCGTTGTCGAGCAACACATTGAACGAGCCCAACGCGCTCTCTCCTCACTCCGTGACGGCCGCCTGCTTCCTGGTGACCTTCACCATCATCTTGGAGTAACCCTTCACGAAGTTGGATTGCGTGTACTCCGGCTCACCAACGACCTCGATGTCCTCGAATCGCGTCAGCAACTCCTCCCACAGGATCTTGAGCTGCAGCTCGGCGAGACGGCTGCCCATGCAGCGGTGGATGCCGATGCCGAAGGCCAGATGATGGCGGGCGTTGTGGCGGCCGATGATGAAGTCGTCCGGATTCTCGAACTTGCGCTCATCGCGGTTGGCCGAGGCGTACCACATGACGAGCTTGTCGCCCTTTCGGATGAATTGCCCACCCAAGATGGTGTCCTGCTTGGCGATGCGGCGCATGTACGCCAGTGGCGTCTGCCACCGGATGATCTCGTGAACTGCTTTGGTGATGAGTCCCGGGTCTGCCTTGAGCCGCGCGAACTCGTCAGGGTTCTGGTTCAGTGCGAGCACACCACCGGTCATCGAATTGCGGGTGGTGTCATTACCGCCGACGATCAGCAGGATCAGGTTGCCGAGGAATTCCATCGGCCGATCGACCAAGTCCTTGGTGTCCTCGGACGACTGCATCAGGGTGATGAGGTCGAATCCGGGCTTCTCACCGGCAGCCAGCCGCGCCTTCTTGTCGTACCAAAGCGCACTGAACGCGCGGGCCATATCGGCTGCGGCCGCGAACATCTCGTTCATGTCGGCCTCGCCGCCGGTCGCCGACGCGCTGCCGGCCACGGTGTCGGTCCAGTACACCAGCTTTCGGCGCTGGTCATACGGGAAGTCGAGGAGAGTCGACAGCATGCGTGAGGTGAGTTCGATCGACACGGTGTCGACCCAGTCGAATGGCGTGCCTTCCGGCAGACCGTCGAGCACCTCCTGGACGCGCGACCGGATGAGCGTTTCCATCTCCTGGAGGTTCTGGGGTGCGACCACGCCCTGCACGGCCGCGCGCTGGCGATCGTGACGCGGCGGGTCCATCGCGATGAACATCTCGACGTCCAGCCCCTCGGGCGGATCGCCGATCACGATCTGCGGCTCGGCGGAGAACAGCTCGTTGTTCTTATCGACGGCAACGATGTCGTCGTACCGGGTGATCGACCAGAAGGGACCGAACGGGCTGTTCGGCTGGTAGTGCACCGGGGCCTCGTCACGCAACCGCTTGAAGTACGACTGCCAGCGGCCCTGGCGGAACATGAACGGGTTGCTCACGTCGATCTCTGCCAACGGCACATCCGCGGCATCCGGAATCGGGGTCTCGACGAACACCGGCGTCTTGTCACCGACGACCGACTTTTTCGCCTTCTGGTAAAGGTGCATGCCCTTGATCTGCACGGGCATTGGGATGGTCGATTGGGCCCGGTTCAGTACCGGATCGAGAATCGCTTGCTGTGCCTTGGTGATTGCCTGATCGAGAATGTTCACGGGTTTCTCCGCCTTGTCAGATCTGAAATTCGGGCTGTGGGTCGGCGTGCTGACCAATTGTGGTGCCGGTGCCACCCGGCAAACTGGGAATCGGCCAGTTCTGAGTCAGGTGCGCACGGTGTGCGGCGCTGTCGGTGATGGCAACCATGGGCCCTCCTCGCGTCGACTGATCGTTGACAATCACGCTACGAATGAAAAGCTGCAGCTGGGAGACCCTAAGTGGCCGAATACTTACTCGAAGTGGCAATGCGTAAGGCGGAGGTAAGCTACCGCCGTGGCCGTCGTCGATCTCCGTAGCCGGCGCGAGATTCAGCCGCCTCCTGTTCCGCTGAAACCGGCACGGGCACAACCAATTCGGCGAACCAAATCGATCCCTGTGTCGCGACTTACTAGATTTGGCAATGTGGTTGACTGGGACATTCCCCGCACGGCGGCAAGTGTCGGCGTGCTCCTCGGGCTGGCCGGCGAACGTGGCGTGAGCCCGGAGACCTGCCTTGCCGGCTCCCGCTTGACCGTTCGCGGTCTGCAGAGTCCGAGCGCTGAGGTCACGGCCCGCCAGGAATTGGCCGTTGTCACGAATCTGCTTGAAGCGCTTGATTATCCCGACGACCTCGGCGTCGAGGCGGGACTTCGCTACCGTCTGGCCACCTACGGAATCTTCGGGTTCGCGTTGATCAGCAGCCCAACCTTGCGCAGCGCCATCGATGTCGGAGTGCGGTATCTCGATCTGACCTTCGCGTCGTCCACCCTCGGAACTCGAGTGGTCGGCGACGAGTTCCACTTCGTCCTGGAGGCTGCGGGCATGCCGGACCGTGTCCGCCGCTTCGACATCGACCGGCTGGCCACCGCCATCGCCGTGATCAAGCGTGAACTGTCGACGGAGCTGCCGCCCTTCGGCGTCCGGTTCACCCATCCCCACCCGGCCAGCCTCGACCGGTACGTCGCTGCGTTCGACACCGAGCCGGAGTTCGGTGCATCCGAAAACCTGCTGATCCTGCCCGTGGAGCTGCTCGACCTGCCGTTGCCACAAGCCAACGCGTACAACTCCGCGGCCACACAGGAACAGTGCCGCAATCTGCTGGAGGAGCGGCGCAGCCGAACCGGGCTGTCAGGTCAGGTTCGTGACCTGCTGCTGGCGTCCCCGGCGCAGCCGCCGAATGCGCACGAGATCGCCCATACGCTCATGATGAGCCCGCGTACGTTGCGTCACCGCCTCGGCGCCGAGGGCACGTCCTATCGCGAACTACTCGACGAAATCCGGCAGCGATTGTCGGAGGAAATGCTGATCGGAGGCCGGTTGACGGTCGCCGAGACGGCGAACCGGCTGGGATACGTCGAGTTGTCGAGTTTTTCGCAGGCGTTCCGCCGCTGGCACGGGATGAGCCCGCGTGCCTTCCGCGCTTCTCGCAGCTGAGACGCGTCTCGGCTCCAGTCAGCTCGCAGCCTCCCACCAGTTGAGCACCCGCGTTCCGTACAGGGTGAGCCACTTCGACGGTTGCCCGGCCGGCACGTCGACTTCAAACCAGACTCGCCCGGGCTGGCGGCCCGTTTGCAGCCACGTGCCGTCGGACTGCCTCGCGGCGCGAATGATGCCGATGGCCTCGGCCATCCGAGGGTCGGGAGCGGCGCCATCGTGGGTGGCTGCCAGGCGGAAGTAGTCGCACGCGCCCAGGGCACTGTACCTCCAGCGAATGGGATAACTGAAGTCGTTGATCCATTGTCCCACTGGCTGACTCGTCGTCAGCCGGTTGATCAGCCGGCGCTGCAGCAGGTACTCCTCGCCGCGGCGACGCGCTGTGCGGATGTCGGCGTTGCCGCCGGCGACCGTCTCGAAGGCAAGCAGCCCTTTCAAGGAATTCAGCGTGGAATGAAACGATGACCGGCACGACCCCTCGACCCAGTCGCAGTTCCACCCACCGTCAGGCAGCTGATGCTCGAGAAACCAGTCTGCGATGCCGCTGACGTCCGCGCCCAGCCACACTCCGTTGGCCAACGTCCACGCGTTGATGCAGCAATCCACCTCCCCCGCCCAGTAGGGCAGGTCGTCGTACTCCCAGCGGCAATGCCCATCAAGCAACTCCGCGGTCCGGCGTGCCCGCAAGACCGATGCGTCAAGGCCCCACTCGCGCAACGTATTCAGCGTCCACGTGGTGGCCGTCCACGGCTGACCATCTTCGGCCCTCTCGGGGTCCTCGAAGTCGTAGTCGGCGGGAAAGAAGGCCCCACCGGCCCACCGCCCATCGGCTTCTTGCAGTGCGAGCAGGCGTGCGCCATAGCCCTCGGTCCCGATCCGCGCCCGCGTCGCTTCCCATACCTCGGGTGGGGCGTCGAGCAGGTCTCGCTCGACCTGCCAGCGCAGCGTCGGGTCGGAGTCCAACAACCAGTCCGTCATCAACGCCGCACCCATCATCACACCGTCGTCATCGCTATGAGCAGTACACCTGGCCGTTGAGCACGCAATTCGACGGTGGCGTGTACGTCCCGCTGAGCACGCCGCGGATGCCACCATTGGCGGATCCACCGGGTGGAATGACGCGGTTCCAGCTCGCGGGGGTGATCACGTAGTGAGTGCCATATTGGGTGAAGGTGCTATTCCATGTATGCGAGATGGATTGCCCCATCGGCATGTCGAATTCGAGCTTCCAGTCCGCCATCGGGACAGTGCTGTAATTGGTGATGACGTAGCGCGCGATGAAACCGTCCTGCCACGTGTGCTGCACCACCAGTCGCGCCCCAGCCGCGGCCGCATGGGCTACCGGAGTGCCGGCAAGTCCGACGACGACGACCGCCAGCGCGGACACCACGACGTGAAGCGCAGTGCGCCAGCGCTTCACGTGGGAGTGCAGTCCAGTCATCGCAACCAAGACTAAGGCCCGCCGGTCAACGTTCTGTCTGGCGCCGCAGGTGGGCTGCCGTACCTTTGCGCAATTGCAACCGTCGCGACATCTTGCGATATGCCACGTGGATCACCACCGCGGCCCGTGTCGCGCGTGGCGATATCTTGCCTGACGGGCGGCCAAAATTTCCCGAGTCATCTACTTGCACTCGCCAGCGTTGAGTGCTAAAACAAATCTATGCCAGCCGACACAGATAATCGAGCTGGAAGCGCACAGATGGCTGACGAGAAAGGACACATGGAGGTGGCCACGATGCTGTTGCGTACCGATCCGTTCCGAGACCTTGACCGCTTCACCCAAGAGATCCTCGGCACCGCTGCGCGGCCCGCGGGAATGCCCATGGATGCCTGGCGTGACGGTGATGAGTTTTACGTCGAGTTCGATCTACCCGGCGTCAGTGCCGATTCGCTCGACCTCGACATCGAGAACAATGTGGTGACGGTGCGTGCCGAACGCGCCCCGGTGGATTCGTCGCGGGAAATGCTGGCCGCCGAGCGACCGCGAGGCGTCTTCTCCCGACAACTGGTGCTCGGCAATAACCTCGACACCGGCCGGATCACCGCGGACTACCACGACGGGGTGCTTCGACTCGTGATCCCGGTGGCGGAGAAGGCCAAGCCCCGCAAGATCGCGGTGGGCAGAACCGCCGAATCCAAGGCGATCGACGAAAGTCGAGTGATCACCGAAGACGGCAGCCCCGTCACCAACAAGGCTGACGCCAAGGAGCCGGTGCACGCCTGACCCGGCCCGGAATGCCGGGCTGCGCAGAGTCGCAGCCCGGCACCGGTACCGGCACGTTCTTGAATGGTCGGCGTAATGCCGACAGCGCAAGGAGGTGAAAAGTGATGCAGTACAGCACGATTGCGGCGCCGGCGGCGCCTGACACCATCGCGCCAGATGAGTTGGCCCAGTCGCTGGGTGTGGATGACCCCACGATGGTGATAGCGCTGATCGCCGAAGTCGACGCCATCTTCTGCGCCGCCGAAGCACCCCGCTGTCAGCAGCCGACGCCACCAGCGATCGGGTGTGCGCTTCAAAGGCCCCGGTGCGCTGGTCGGTCTTGGATACCCCGCTCGCGGCGACCGCACTGCGGCCCGGCGCGAAGAACGACTCCGGTGCAGCGCAGCCCTCCGGGCACCGGATCCACCACAGCGCCATGACCACTGTCACAGCCCAATGAGCTGATGGCGCGAGAACCGTGAGGCCTGGGCCGACCGCCACCAGGGGCCACACCCTGGGCGTCGTTGTGCAGCAAGACTGCATGCAGACGCGCCAATGCCCAATCCAGGCAGTATTTCCCGGGTGGCCGGCCCGGCCTTCACGCCATGCGGTTTCGTCGTCCCCGCCTCTGGATACCCCAACCAACCGCTCGCGCCGGGCAGCTGACCGACTGCGATGGCGGAAATCCGCCAGCGGCCGGCGCCCGTCGATCGATAGCGTCGACGCGTGACCACAATTGCACGACAGAATCCGGTAATCGACAGAGGCACAGTCTTTTTCATGTCGCTAGCGGCCGCCTTGGGCACTGCGACGATCTACCCCCTTCAGCCGGCGATCGCCGATCTCGCCCGGTCTATGGAGACCAGCCCCGCCGCCGTCGGCACCGCGCTGGCCTGCGGTCCGATCGGCTACATGCTGGGTCTGGCCCTGCTGGTTCCACTGGTTGACAGGTTCTCTCCGCGGCGCGTGCTGGCACTGGAATTCTTGGCGCTCGGCGGTGCGCTGGCACTGACCGCCGCGGCCGGCACAGCCTGGCTGATCGGCGTCGGATTACTGCTGACGGGAGCCTTCTCGTCTGTCGGGGCGGGCTTGAGCTCCGTGGTCGGACGCTTCGCGCCCGCACATCGCCGCTCGACCGTTCTGGGTATCGTCACTGCCGGCATCTCCGCGGGCATCCTCGCCGGCCGCATCCTCGGCGGCTGGCTGACCGACGTGATCGGTTGGCACGCAATGCTTCTCGCTGTTGCTGCGGCGGCCGTCGGAACCGCCGGCTCCTGCCTGTTGCTGCTGCCGACCGCGACGGGAAAGGTCGAGCACGGCTACCTTGCCGGAGTGGCGTCGACGCCCGGACTTGTCCTGCGACACCCCGTGCTACGTCGCGGTGCGGTACGCGGTGCTCTGTGGTTCTTCGCCTTCTGCGCGGTCTGGTCGGGTATCGCTGTCGCACTGTCGCAAGAGCCATTCTTATTGCCGGCCAACGAGATCGGGCTTTATGCCTTGGCCGGCATCGCCGGGATCTTCGCGACGCGCATTGCTGGTGGTTGCACAGACCGCTTCGGTTTCCGGCCGGTCGTGCTACTGGGCCTTGCGGTTGCCGGCATGGCCTGCCCCGTGCTCGCGATGGGATTGGACAGTCCTGCGGCGACAATGCTCGCTCTCGCGATGTTCGATGCCGGCTTGTTCGCG includes these proteins:
- a CDS encoding MFS transporter encodes the protein MSLAAALGTATIYPLQPAIADLARSMETSPAAVGTALACGPIGYMLGLALLVPLVDRFSPRRVLALEFLALGGALALTAAAGTAWLIGVGLLLTGAFSSVGAGLSSVVGRFAPAHRRSTVLGIVTAGISAGILAGRILGGWLTDVIGWHAMLLAVAAAAVGTAGSCLLLLPTATGKVEHGYLAGVASTPGLVLRHPVLRRGAVRGALWFFAFCAVWSGIAVALSQEPFLLPANEIGLYALAGIAGIFATRIAGGCTDRFGFRPVVLLGLAVAGMACPVLAMGLDSPAATMLALAMFDAGLFAAQVANQTTILAIDASAPARFNSAYMLVYFVGGSFGTAFGAAATDACGWPATVGVCAAALLVAALLTTARTRRTP